TCCCATGGCTTATGGTCTGGTAACTCAATTTTGAATTCGAGCTTTTCTTTTTTAGTAGGATGCTCAAAGCTCAAATAATATGACCATAAAGCTATGGATTTTTTTTGAGGATTAGAAGAGCCATATTTTAAATCTCCATATAAAGGGCACCCTCTAGTCGAAAACTGCACTCTTATCTGATGTGACCTTCCTGTGATAAGGTCAACTGAAACCAAGCTAAGTCCTTGTCTCTCATCCATAACCTCATAGCTGAGCTTTGCATCTTTAGAATCCTTGACTTCATTTTTAAATGCTTTTACTTTGTTATTTGATTTGTCCTTTACAAGAAAATCTTCCATAAAGCCCGACTTTTTCTCAAGACTTCCTTCTGCAACTAAAGTATACTTCTTTTCAATTTGTTTTTTTCTTATTTGATCTGATAACCTAGATGCAGCCTTAGAGGTTCTAGCGAAGACCATTAGACCTCCTGACACTCTATCTAGCCTATGAACCAGTCCTATAAATACCTCTCCTGGCTTATTGTATTTTTCTTTTACATATGCCTTGACCCAGCTGAGCATATCCAAATCCTTTGAATCATCCTCTTGCGAGGGCATTCCAAAGGGTTTTACTACTACTATAATATGGTTGTCTTCATATATTACTTCAGGAGTCACTTTTATTTCTCCCATCTTCCATATATTCCACAAGGTAGAATTAAATCTTCTTTTTTCACTGGCAAGCCTATTTCTCCACTCGATACACTTCCCTGCTTGTCCTTTACAATTATAAGCTTCAGCATATTTTCTATAGCTGTTGGAGATAATCCTGTTGTGTAAGAATTTAATAATAAAAATAGCGGTTCATCACTTAGCACCTGGGATGTAAGCTTTAGTAGCTTCGTAAGCTCCTCTTCAAATTTCCAAATCTCTCCATTTGGCCCTCTTCCATACGAAGGAGGATCCATTATTACAGCATCGTATTTATTACCTCTTCTTATTTCTCTTTGTACAAACTTAAAGCAATCATCTACTATATATCTAATTTTATTGTTCGATAAACCACTAAGCTCTGCATTTTCTTTAGCCCAAGCAACCATTCCTTTTGATGCATCTACATGGCATACTTCCTCTGCTCCAGCATAAGAAGCAGCGCAGGTTGCTCCTCCAGTATATGCAAATAAATTAAGAACCTTTATAGGTCTATTTGCTTTTGAAATTTTATCCATCATCCAG
This region of Acetoanaerobium noterae genomic DNA includes:
- a CDS encoding RluA family pseudouridine synthase, with the protein product MGEIKVTPEVIYEDNHIIVVVKPFGMPSQEDDSKDLDMLSWVKAYVKEKYNKPGEVFIGLVHRLDRVSGGLMVFARTSKAASRLSDQIRKKQIEKKYTLVAEGSLEKKSGFMEDFLVKDKSNNKVKAFKNEVKDSKDAKLSYEVMDERQGLSLVSVDLITGRSHQIRVQFSTRGCPLYGDLKYGSSNPQKKSIALWSYYLSFEHPTKKEKLEFKIELPDHKPWDIFK
- a CDS encoding class I SAM-dependent methyltransferase, encoding MLILADDWKDYEIIDAGNGEKLERWKNIVLRRPDPQAIWPADTDNVKWKDVHGHYHRSSKGGGTWEFKKKIPERWTISYKGLSFYIKPTGFKHTGLFPEQAANWSWMMDKISKANRPIKVLNLFAYTGGATCAASYAGAEEVCHVDASKGMVAWAKENAELSGLSNNKIRYIVDDCFKFVQREIRRGNKYDAVIMDPPSYGRGPNGEIWKFEEELTKLLKLTSQVLSDEPLFLLLNSYTTGLSPTAIENMLKLIIVKDKQGSVSSGEIGLPVKKEDLILPCGIYGRWEK